A window from Deltaproteobacteria bacterium encodes these proteins:
- a CDS encoding class I SAM-dependent methyltransferase, which translates to MAADLKNFYLEKRAEGWRLVDSRCAKPRYLEINLQKGSLGYRQKRLTQSKDPLKKILGIKFPPPPNTYLIDATAGLGKDAWLFAQLGLQVSAIERNELLYSLLAHALSQNTSQDFLKLYFGDSRHLIPQLAKTHHPAFIYLDPMFPPRLKSALVKKNMQMLEALVGEDPDAEELLEVSLKHATQRVIVKRPIYAPPLLKAPHFSNPGKTTRFDIYPTHTPHFTQIEV; encoded by the coding sequence ATGGCTGCTGATCTTAAAAATTTTTATCTTGAGAAGCGAGCAGAAGGTTGGCGTTTAGTGGACTCTCGTTGCGCTAAACCTCGATATTTGGAAATTAATTTGCAAAAAGGTAGCCTGGGGTATCGACAAAAACGCTTGACTCAATCGAAAGATCCTTTAAAAAAAATTTTAGGGATTAAGTTCCCCCCTCCTCCTAACACTTATCTCATCGATGCCACCGCGGGCCTAGGCAAAGATGCTTGGTTATTTGCCCAACTGGGGTTACAAGTGTCAGCGATTGAACGCAATGAGCTTCTGTATTCACTCTTGGCTCATGCCCTTAGCCAAAACACTAGCCAAGATTTTTTGAAACTTTATTTTGGTGACAGCCGGCACCTCATCCCTCAGCTCGCTAAAACTCATCACCCAGCCTTTATTTACCTCGACCCCATGTTCCCACCCCGCCTCAAATCGGCCCTCGTAAAAAAGAACATGCAAATGCTAGAAGCCCTGGTGGGAGAAGACCCAGACGCTGAAGAATTGTTAGAGGTTAGTTTAAAACACGCCACCCAACGCGTGATCGTCAAACGCCCTATTTATGCCCCTCCCCTACTGAAAGCCCCTCATTTTTCCAACCCCGGCAAAACCACCCGCTTTGATATTTACCCAACTCACACCCCTCATTTCACACAGATTGAGGTGTAA